A portion of the Perognathus longimembris pacificus isolate PPM17 chromosome 20, ASM2315922v1, whole genome shotgun sequence genome contains these proteins:
- the Sbsn gene encoding suprabasin isoform X1 gives MHGARVLSACCLLLLSGALSAQAASEDPLEKVIEGINRGLSNAEREVGRALEGINNGLTQAGREVEKVFNGLSHMGTQAGKEVERGVNTGLDKVVHGINNGIGHTGKEAEKFAHGVNHAAGQVGKEADKVFHRGVHQAGSEAGGHAAGQAGKEAGRLGQGAHHAFGQAEKEAEKFGHGVHHAFGQAEKEAEKFGHGVHHAAGQAGKEAEKFGHGVHHAAGQAEKEAEKFGHGVHHAAGQAGKEGEKFGHGVHHAAGQAGKEAEKFGHGAHHAAGQAGKEGEKFGHGVHHAAGQAGKEGEKFGHGAHHAAGQAGKEGEKFGHGAHHAAGQAGKEAEKFGHGAHHAAGQAGKEAEKFGHGAHHAAGQAGKEAEKFGHGAHHAAGQAGKEGEKFGHGVHHAAGQAGKEGEKFGHGVHHAAEQAGKEGEKFGHGVHHAAEQAGKEGEKFGQGGHHIFGQAGKEAEKFGQGVHHTFSEAGKEAEKFGQGVQDAFGQPGREAEKFGHEFGQGAHHAFGQPAKEAEKLGEGVHHAVGQAGKEAGKVVHGVASGVSQAGKEVEEFGQGVHHAVEQAGKEADKVVPGVHDGFYQAGKEAEKFGQGLNHAAGQAGKEAEKLGQGVHHTAHQAGKEMDRLQQNVHNGVNQAVKEANQGSTHQGGVSGHQGGAATTPLASGASANKPFMDLPALWRSVADIMP, from the exons ATGCACGGGGCAAGAGTGCTCAGCGCCTGCTGCCTCCTCCTGCTCTCGGGGGCGCTGTCTGCCCAGGCAGCCAGCGAGGACCCCCTGGAGAAGGTCATTGAAGGCATCAACCGGGGGCTGAGCAACGCAGAGCGTGAGGTGGGCAGAGCCCTCGAAGGCATCAACAATGGCCTCACGCAAGCCGGAAGGGAGGTGGAGAAGGTGTTTAATGGACTGAGCCACATGGGCACCCAGGCTGGCAAGGAGGTGGAGAGGGGCGTCAACACCGGCTTGGACAAGGTGGTCCATGGGATCAACAATGGCATCGGACACacaggaaaggaagcagagaagtTTGCCCATGGGGTCAACCACGCTGCTGGACAGGTTGGGAAGGAGGCAGACAAAGTATTCCATCGTGGGGTCCATCAGGCGGGAAGCGAGGCAGGGGGGCATGCCGCGGGCCAGGCTGGCAAGGAGGCTGGGAGGCTTGGCCAAGGGGCCCACCATGCTTTTGGCCAGGCTGAGAAGGAGGCAGAGAAGTTTGGCCATGGGGTTCACCATGCTTTTGGCCAGGCTGAGAAGGAGGCAGAGAAGTTTGGCCATGGGGTTCACCATGCTGCAGGGCAGGCTGGAAAGGAGGCAGAGAAGTTTGGCCATGGGGTTCACCATGCTGCAGGGCAGGCTGAGAAGGAGGCAGAGAAGTTTGGCCATGGGGTTCACCATGCcgcagggcaggctgggaaggagggagagaagtttGGCCATGGGGTTCACCATGCcgcagggcaggctgggaaggaggcagagaagttTGGCCATGGGGCCCACCATGCcgcagggcaggctgggaaggagggagagaagtttGGCCATGGGGTTCACCATGCcgcagggcaggctgggaaggagggagagaagtttGGCCATGGGGCCCACCATGCCGCAGGGCAGgctggaaaggagggagagaagtttGGCCATGGGGCCCACCATGCcgcagggcaggctgggaaggaggcagagaagttTGGCCATGGGGCCCACCATGCcgcagggcaggctgggaaggaggcagagaagttTGGCCATGGGGCCCACCATGCcgcagggcaggctgggaaggaggcagagaagttTGGCCATGGGGCTCACCATGCcgcagggcaggctgggaaggagggagagaagtttGGCCATGGGGTTCACCATGCcgcagggcaggctgggaaggagggagagaagtttGGCCATGGGGTTCACCATGCCGCAGAgcaggctgggaaggagggagagaaatttGGCCATGGGGTTCACCATGCTGCAGAgcaggctgggaaggagggagagaagtttGGCCAAGGGGGCCACCATATTTTtggccaggctgggaaggaagcagagaaatttgGCCAAGGGGTCCATCATACTTTTAGTGAGgctgggaaggaggcagagaagttTGGCCAAGGGGTCCAGGATGCGTTTGGGCAGCCTGGGAGGGAAGCAGAGAAGTTTGGTCACGAATTTGGCCAAGGGGCCCATCATGCTTTTGGCCAGCCAGCGAAGGAGGCTGAAAAGCTTGGTGAGGGGGTCCACCATGCCGTGGGGCAGgctgggaaggaggcaggaaaagTGGTCCA TGGCGTTGCTTCTGGGGtcagccaggctgggaaggaggTAGAGGAGTTTGGCCAGGGAGTCCACCATGCCGTTGAACAGGCCGGAAAGGAAGCAGACAAGGTGGTCCCGGGGGTCCACGATGGGTTCTACCAGGCTGGAAAGGAGGCAGAGAAATTTGGCCAAGGGCTCAACCATGCTGCTGGTCAGGCCGGAAAGGAGGCGGAGAAACTTGGCCAAGGTGTCCACCATACTGCGCATCAGGCCGGGAAAGAAATGGACAGGTTGCAACAGAATGTGCATAATGGGGTCAACCAAGCCGTCAAGGAGGCCAATCAG GGTAGCACCCATCAAGGCGGGGTTTCCGGCCATCAAGGAGGGGCCGCCACAACGCCATTGGCATCTGGG GCCTCGGCCAACAAGCCCTTCATGGATTTGCCGGCTCTGTGGAGG AGCGTCGCCGACATCATGCCATAA
- the Sbsn gene encoding suprabasin isoform X2 has protein sequence MHGARVLSACCLLLLSGALSAQAASEDPLEKVIEGINRGLSNAEREVGRALEGINNGLTQAGREVEKVFNGLSHMGTQAGKEVERGVNTGLDKVVHGINNGIGHTGKEAEKFAHGVNHAAGQVGKEADKVFHRGVHQAGSEAGGHAAGQAGKEAGRLGQGAHHAFGQAEKEAEKFGHGVHHAFGQAEKEAEKFGHGVHHAAGQAGKEAEKFGHGVHHAAGQAEKEAEKFGHGVHHAAGQAGKEGEKFGHGVHHAAGQAGKEAEKFGHGAHHAAGQAGKEGEKFGHGVHHAAGQAGKEGEKFGHGAHHAAGQAGKEGEKFGHGAHHAAGQAGKEAEKFGHGAHHAAGQAGKEAEKFGHGAHHAAGQAGKEAEKFGHGAHHAAGQAGKEGEKFGHGVHHAAGQAGKEGEKFGHGVHHAAEQAGKEGEKFGHGVHHAAEQAGKEGEKFGHGVASGVSQAGKEVEEFGQGVHHAVEQAGKEADKVVPGVHDGFYQAGKEAEKFGQGLNHAAGQAGKEAEKLGQGVHHTAHQAGKEMDRLQQNVHNGVNQAVKEANQVLGSTHQGGVSGHQGGAATTPLASGASANKPFMDLPALWRSVADIMP, from the exons ATGCACGGGGCAAGAGTGCTCAGCGCCTGCTGCCTCCTCCTGCTCTCGGGGGCGCTGTCTGCCCAGGCAGCCAGCGAGGACCCCCTGGAGAAGGTCATTGAAGGCATCAACCGGGGGCTGAGCAACGCAGAGCGTGAGGTGGGCAGAGCCCTCGAAGGCATCAACAATGGCCTCACGCAAGCCGGAAGGGAGGTGGAGAAGGTGTTTAATGGACTGAGCCACATGGGCACCCAGGCTGGCAAGGAGGTGGAGAGGGGCGTCAACACCGGCTTGGACAAGGTGGTCCATGGGATCAACAATGGCATCGGACACacaggaaaggaagcagagaagtTTGCCCATGGGGTCAACCACGCTGCTGGACAGGTTGGGAAGGAGGCAGACAAAGTATTCCATCGTGGGGTCCATCAGGCGGGAAGCGAGGCAGGGGGGCATGCCGCGGGCCAGGCTGGCAAGGAGGCTGGGAGGCTTGGCCAAGGGGCCCACCATGCTTTTGGCCAGGCTGAGAAGGAGGCAGAGAAGTTTGGCCATGGGGTTCACCATGCTTTTGGCCAGGCTGAGAAGGAGGCAGAGAAGTTTGGCCATGGGGTTCACCATGCTGCAGGGCAGGCTGGAAAGGAGGCAGAGAAGTTTGGCCATGGGGTTCACCATGCTGCAGGGCAGGCTGAGAAGGAGGCAGAGAAGTTTGGCCATGGGGTTCACCATGCcgcagggcaggctgggaaggagggagagaagtttGGCCATGGGGTTCACCATGCcgcagggcaggctgggaaggaggcagagaagttTGGCCATGGGGCCCACCATGCcgcagggcaggctgggaaggagggagagaagtttGGCCATGGGGTTCACCATGCcgcagggcaggctgggaaggagggagagaagtttGGCCATGGGGCCCACCATGCCGCAGGGCAGgctggaaaggagggagagaagtttGGCCATGGGGCCCACCATGCcgcagggcaggctgggaaggaggcagagaagttTGGCCATGGGGCCCACCATGCcgcagggcaggctgggaaggaggcagagaagttTGGCCATGGGGCCCACCATGCcgcagggcaggctgggaaggaggcagagaagttTGGCCATGGGGCTCACCATGCcgcagggcaggctgggaaggagggagagaagtttGGCCATGGGGTTCACCATGCcgcagggcaggctgggaaggagggagagaagtttGGCCATGGGGTTCACCATGCCGCAGAgcaggctgggaaggagggagagaaatttGGCCATGGGGTTCACCATGCTGCAGAgcaggctgggaaggagggagagaagtttGGCCA TGGCGTTGCTTCTGGGGtcagccaggctgggaaggaggTAGAGGAGTTTGGCCAGGGAGTCCACCATGCCGTTGAACAGGCCGGAAAGGAAGCAGACAAGGTGGTCCCGGGGGTCCACGATGGGTTCTACCAGGCTGGAAAGGAGGCAGAGAAATTTGGCCAAGGGCTCAACCATGCTGCTGGTCAGGCCGGAAAGGAGGCGGAGAAACTTGGCCAAGGTGTCCACCATACTGCGCATCAGGCCGGGAAAGAAATGGACAGGTTGCAACAGAATGTGCATAATGGGGTCAACCAAGCCGTCAAGGAGGCCAATCAG GTGCtg GGTAGCACCCATCAAGGCGGGGTTTCCGGCCATCAAGGAGGGGCCGCCACAACGCCATTGGCATCTGGG GCCTCGGCCAACAAGCCCTTCATGGATTTGCCGGCTCTGTGGAGG AGCGTCGCCGACATCATGCCATAA
- the Gapdhs gene encoding glyceraldehyde-3-phosphate dehydrogenase, testis-specific, with amino-acid sequence MSKRDVVLTNVTVVQLLRQPCPVVRSPPPPPPEEPPPPKEQPSPAKEEPQVLPPKPTPVVGELAVGINGFGRIGRLVLRACMEKGVKVVAINDPFIDPEYMAYMFKYDSTHGRYKGNVEHRGGRLVVDHREICVYQCKDPKEIPWKDFGSPYVVESTGVYLSLEAATAHINAGAQRVVISAPSPDAPMFVMGVNEKEYNPGSMKIVSNASCTTNCLAPLAKVIHEKFGIVEGLMTTVHSYTATQKTVDGPSKKAWRDGRGAHQNIIPASTGAASAVGKVIPDLKGKLTGMAFRVPTPDVSVVDLTCRLAHSAPYSAIKDAVKEAAKGPMAGILAYTEDLVVSTDFLGNTHSSIFDAKAGIALNDNFVKLISWYDNEYGYSHRVVDLLRYMYSREK; translated from the exons ATGTCGAAACGCGACGTCGTCCTCACCAATGTCACCGTCGTCCAGCTCCTGCGACAGCCATGCCCGG tgGTGAgatcccctcctcccccgccaccggaggagcctcccccacccAAGGAGCAGCCATCGCCAGCAAAGGAGGAACCCCAAGTCCTACCACCCAAGCCGACCCCTGTAGTTGGGGAGTTAGCCGTGGGCATCAATGG CTTTGGACGCATCGGTCGCCTGGTGCTGCGAGCTTGCATGGAGAAGGGCGTGAAGGTGGTGGCAATAAATGACCCATTTATCGATCCAGAATACATG GCATATATGTTCAAGTATGATTCAACACATGGCAGATACAAAGGGAACGTGGAACACAGGGGTGGACGCTTGGTTGTGGACCACCGGGAGATCTGCGTGTACCAATG CAAGGACCCCAAAGAAATCCCCTGGAAGGATTTTGGGAGCCCCTATGTGGTGGAGTCTACGGGCGTGTACCTGTCCCTAGAGGCAGCTACA GCACACATCAACGCTGGTGCCCAGCGTGTGGTCATCTCTGCACCCTCCCCTGATGCTCCCATGTTTGTCATGGGTGTGAATGAAAAGGAATATAATCCTGGCTCCATGAAAATCGTCAG CAATGCATCCTGCACCACCAACTGCCTGGCTCCCCTTGCCAAGGTCATCCACGAGAAATTTGGGATTGTGGAAGGGCTCATG ACCACAGTCCACTCCTACACGGCCACCCAGAAGACTGTGGACGGGCCATCGAAAAAGGCCTGGCGAGATGGGCGGGGCGCCCACCAGAACATCATCCCAGCCTCCACAGGGGCAGCCAGCGCTGTGGGCAAAGTCATCCCAGACCTTAAAGG GAAGCTAACAGGAATGGCGTTCCGGGTGCCAACTCCAGACGTGTCTGTTGTGGACCTGACTTGCCGCCTGGCCCACTCTGCCCCCTACTCTGCCATTAAGGATGCTGTAAAAGAAGCAGCCAAGGGGCCAATGGCGGGCATCCTTGCCTACACCGAGGATCTG GTGGTCTCCACGGACTTCCTCGGTAATACCCACTCGTCCATCTTCGACGCGAAGGCCGGCATCGCCCTCAACGACAACTTCGTGAAGCTCATTTCCTG GTACGACAACGAATACGGCTACAGCCACCGAGTGGTCGACCTCCTCCGCTACATGTACAGCCGCGAAAAGTGA
- the Tmem147 gene encoding transmembrane protein 147 isoform X1: protein MTLFHFGNCFALAYFPYFITYKCSGLSEYNAFWKCVQAGVTYLFVQLCKMLFLATFFPTWEGGIYDFIGEFMKASVDVADLIGLNLVMSRNAGKGEYKIMVAALGWATAELIMSRCIPLWVGARGIEFDWKYIQMSIDSNISLVHYIVASAQVWMITRYDLYHTFRPAVVVLMFLSVYKAFVMETFVHLCSLGSWTALLARAVVTGLLALSTLALYVAVVNVHS from the exons ATGACTCTGTTTCACTTTGGGAACTGCTTCGCCTTGGCCTACTTCCCCTACTTCATCACGTACAAGTGCAGCGGCTT GTCTGAGTACAATGCCTTCTGGAAATGCGTCCAGGCCGGGGTCACCTACCTCTTTGTGCAGCTATGTAAG aTGCTGTTCTTGGCCACTTTCTTCCCCACCTGGGAAGGTGGCATCTATGACTTTATTGGG GAGTTCATGAAGGCCAGTGTGGATGTGGCAGACCTGATAGGCCTCAACCTCGTCATGTCCCGGAATGCCGGCAAGGGAGAGTACAAGATCATGGTGGCTGCCCTTGGCTGGGCCACCGCTGAGCTCATTATGTCCCG CTGCATCCCCCTGTGGGTCGGAGCCCGGGGCATTGAGTTTGACTGGAAGTACATCCAGATGAGCATCGACTCCAACATCAGCCTG GTCCATTACATCGTCGCCTCGGCCCAGGTCTGGATGATCACACGCTACGACCTCTACCACACCTTCCGGCCAGCCGTCGTCGTCCTCATGTTTCTCAGTGTCTACAAGGCGTTTGTCATGGA GACCTTCGTACACCTCTGCTCCCTGGGCAGCTGGACAGCTCTGCTGGCCCGAGCGGTGGTCACGGGGCTGCTGGCCCTCAGTACCTTGGCCCTGTACGTCGCCGTCGTCAATGTGCACTCCTAG
- the Tmem147 gene encoding transmembrane protein 147 isoform X2 gives MLFLATFFPTWEGGIYDFIGEFMKASVDVADLIGLNLVMSRNAGKGEYKIMVAALGWATAELIMSRCIPLWVGARGIEFDWKYIQMSIDSNISLVHYIVASAQVWMITRYDLYHTFRPAVVVLMFLSVYKAFVMETFVHLCSLGSWTALLARAVVTGLLALSTLALYVAVVNVHS, from the exons aTGCTGTTCTTGGCCACTTTCTTCCCCACCTGGGAAGGTGGCATCTATGACTTTATTGGG GAGTTCATGAAGGCCAGTGTGGATGTGGCAGACCTGATAGGCCTCAACCTCGTCATGTCCCGGAATGCCGGCAAGGGAGAGTACAAGATCATGGTGGCTGCCCTTGGCTGGGCCACCGCTGAGCTCATTATGTCCCG CTGCATCCCCCTGTGGGTCGGAGCCCGGGGCATTGAGTTTGACTGGAAGTACATCCAGATGAGCATCGACTCCAACATCAGCCTG GTCCATTACATCGTCGCCTCGGCCCAGGTCTGGATGATCACACGCTACGACCTCTACCACACCTTCCGGCCAGCCGTCGTCGTCCTCATGTTTCTCAGTGTCTACAAGGCGTTTGTCATGGA GACCTTCGTACACCTCTGCTCCCTGGGCAGCTGGACAGCTCTGCTGGCCCGAGCGGTGGTCACGGGGCTGCTGGCCCTCAGTACCTTGGCCCTGTACGTCGCCGTCGTCAATGTGCACTCCTAG